A portion of the Cyanobium sp. PCC 7001 genome contains these proteins:
- the clpP gene encoding ATP-dependent Clp endopeptidase proteolytic subunit ClpP yields MIHAHQPIAQRSHPVQNLWAGPRPEATIGMPMAAPGVLPTVVEQSGKGERAFDIYSRLLRERIIFLGTGIDDAVADALVAQLLFLEAEDPEKDIQIYINSPGGSVTAGLAIYDTMQQVAPDVVTICYGLAASMGAFLLSGGTKGKRLALPSARIMIHQPLGGAQGQAVDIEIQAKEILFLKDTLNGLMAEHTGQPLEKIAEDTDRDYFLSPAEAVDYGLIDRVVNETTRTAVASS; encoded by the coding sequence GCGGTCCCACCCCGTCCAGAACCTCTGGGCGGGGCCCCGCCCCGAGGCCACGATCGGCATGCCGATGGCGGCCCCGGGCGTGCTGCCCACCGTGGTGGAGCAGTCCGGCAAGGGGGAGCGCGCCTTCGACATCTATTCGCGCCTGCTGCGCGAGCGGATCATCTTCCTGGGCACGGGCATCGATGACGCCGTGGCCGATGCCCTGGTGGCCCAGCTTCTCTTCCTGGAAGCGGAGGATCCGGAGAAGGACATCCAGATCTACATCAACTCCCCCGGTGGCTCGGTCACGGCAGGGCTGGCCATCTACGACACCATGCAGCAGGTGGCCCCTGACGTGGTGACCATCTGCTACGGCCTGGCGGCCTCGATGGGGGCGTTCCTGCTCTCGGGAGGCACCAAGGGCAAACGGCTGGCCCTGCCCAGCGCCCGGATCATGATCCACCAGCCGCTGGGCGGCGCCCAGGGCCAGGCCGTGGACATCGAGATCCAGGCCAAGGAGATCCTCTTCCTCAAGGACACCCTCAACGGCCTGATGGCCGAACACACCGGCCAACCCCTCGAGAAGATCGCCGAGGATACCGACCGCGACTACTTCCTCTCCCCCGCCGAGGCGGTGGACTACGGCCTGATCGACCGGGTGGTCAACGAAACGACCCGCACGGCCGTCGCCAGCAGCTGA